The region GATGCCACCTGAACTATGAGCTGGGTAGGGCACCTTCCCTAACTTATTGCCCTGCTGGGTCCCCAGGCTCAGCCCAGGCCTGACACTTGAATGGGCACAAGGTGCAGTAGGTTGAAACCTGCTGGGAGGAAGGGTGAGGATGAAGAGGCAGGAGTGAGGAAAAGCTGAAGGCTAAACCAGCAAGAGCACTAACAGCCTCAGAGGTTTTCCCAGGCCAGCTAAGAGGTGAGGGCAGAACAGACAGTGGGGAAGTGCCACTTTAAGGGGGGCAATTTCTTTAAATGAGTGTAACTGGGGAGTGGCCAGAGCAGAGGCCCTGTCCCAGAACCTCCGTGGCTGTGTGGccaaccaaacacacacacacacacacacgtgaaaaTGCACATGCAAACACATGCACATGAGCATACACATGAGAACACAAACACTGTCTCACTAGGGCTACTCACCAAGGTTGGGCCCTGTAGGTTCCTCAAACACCGTAGGCAGCGTCTGCTCCCAGGCAGCCCAGTTCACTTCCTCCACCCTGAAGGCAACAAAGCACCTCTGAGGCAGCCGGGCCCTCACAGTGCAGTCTGCTTGGCCCCAAGGAGTGCCCTGGCCCCTGAGTGGGTAGACTCAACAGACACTCCGGGAGACACAGGGACTGCAAGGAGGATGGGGTTCTCTGCCCttctccacaggacacgggatcCCCCACCATGCCCCTAGTCCTGCCCTTGCAGCTGTCCCCTGGCTTTCAGAGGAGAAGGCTGGTCTTCACCAGCCGCCCTTCCTGGCCGTTCACTCACCTGAAGCACCAACGTTCATCTGGGCTACCATCTGGCCTGGTGCCAACTGTCAGCTTCACACCTGCCCGCTGCTTCTTCCTCCTGCACCACCAGTAGCCATTCTCCATCTCCAGGACAGAGATGGCTTTCTGGGGACAAAGGACACATGAGACAAAGCAGCCAGGAAGCTGTGCCATGCACTTGACAGTATAACCCCAAATCCACTAAGCACGCAGGTTGGAATCAGGCTCCAGTGTTTGATTGCCTGTGTGGTGTTAGGCCCTCAGCGCCTCAGTTTCCTGCCTTACAGTCTGAGGATAATGTGCCTGGTGGTTTGGGGAGGTCACTGTGTAGCTCAACAATTACTTGCTATTGTATCATTACAGGTCCCAGAATTTCACACCTCCAGGTGCACAAGTTCATTTGCTCCACCCTACATGTGTGCCTGCCCACTTGTGTGAGTCAGGTGGGGGCAGAAGTTTGCAGGTGAGGACATGGAGTCTCAGAGAAGATGGGCTTACCCAAGGTGGACAGTGAAGTGGGAATACAGTCCAGCCACCTGGGCAAGGCCTTCCCTACAGAAACTGTCCACACCCACACATGGCCTTGCCCAGGCCAAGAAGCAGCTTTTGCTTCCTCCCCTGTAAGTGGGTGTCATATCAGCCCCCAGCTTCAGGGACCTCTGGTCCCCCGACTTCCCCAAGCTGAGCCAGCCCCAAGAGTGCACAGCCTGCCTGCCTCACCCACCAAATTGACCCATTTAACATGCAGTGAACACAGAATGGGAGCTACGTGAGGGCAGACTTTGTCTTGTTCTCTGTTGTGTGTTTAGAATCTAAAACTGTGTCTATCCCCATGAAGACACTCAAGAAACACTTAATGATAATAACTAACACATTGAGCACcttctgtgtgccagacactgttctaagagctttaGATGTATGAGTTTACTCATTCCTCACAGGAACTCAGGACCCTGGATCTGCTGTAAGGGCCCAGCTCAGGAGGGTCCTACCCACTCCTCCCTGGGCCCAGAACTTGGGGACGGGGAGGGGAGCCTCCCAGGGACACCTGCAGTTTCCAGATGCTCCAGCTGTCGGTGGCGACACTGTTGACAGTCTCACTCATGAGGGCGATGAGCATGTTGAGCAGCAGGATGTAGGTGAGCAGCACAtaggccagcagcagcagcagcacaacCCCACGGAAGCGCAGCTGTTCCTGGAAGGCCAGCTCGCCCATGCCGATGGTGAACTTGAAGAGCTCCAGGGAGGCGTCCAGGATGCCACTGTACGAGGCCGAGTTGCCCTCCTtgtcctcctctcctgccccaggcctcacTGCCTCTGTGGCATTTGAACTTGTGGGGACCCCTGGGCCCTGAGCCTCCTGGCTCAAGCTCACTAGGGCTGTAGGAAGGTAGAAGGGGGTCCTCAGCCTCAGAGACCAGTGGGCAGACTTAAGGGTTTGCAGGGCAGGCAAGGGATGtgcaggggccagaggggagcaTTTACCTACAGCGAAGCCGAAGAGGAAGACTAAGTAGACAAGAAGGAAGCGGAGCAGGTCCCGCAGAATAACCTAGAACACAAGCAccaggagctggggtgggtgACTGAGCCACCAGACCCCTGCCTTGGCCTTGAGCATGGGTTCCTACATGCATACGAcacatacacacgtgtgtgtgcatacacaggGCCCTGTGCAGCTATACTGAGCCAAtggatctttttaaaatctacatcAGATCACATAATTGTCCCGCTTCAAACCCCCCAggtcaaaaaattaaacatagagttaccatatgattcagtaaGCCCATGTCTGAGTATACAACCAAAAGAATTGGAAGTAGGAACTCAAATAGACATTTGTACACTCCAAacttcatagcagcattgttcacaacaCCAAAGggtggaaacaacccaggtgtccactgatagatgaaaagataaacaaaatgtggtatatccataaaaCGGGATGTTATTCAGTCtcagaaaggaagggaattctgacacatgttacagcatggatgaatcttgagaatattatgctgagtgaaataagccagtgacaaaaggacaaatgctgtgtgattccatttatacaaggTACCTAGAATAATCAAATTTACAGAGACACAAAGTAGgctagttgccaggggctggggggagggagtgcTTCCTGGGGACAGAGTTCCGGTTTGGGGCAGTGAAGGTCCTGGGGATGAAGGATGGGGAGGGCTGCACAGCAATCTGACTGTGCCTGATGCCACTGAACtgtgtacacttaaaaatggttaaaatgcccctggctggtgtgtgactcagtggattgagtgctggcctgcaaatcaaaggatcataggttcaattcccaggccaggcacatacctgggttgcaggccagatccctagtagggggcgtgtgagaggcaaccaaacattgatgtttctctccctctctttctccctcccttcccctctgcctaaatataaataaaatctttttaaaaaatggttaaaatgatacatttgttatgtatattttatcataataaaataaaaatatttttatgaaaaatataaatattgaataaaaatattcaaaaatattttttaaaatattttaaaaccttctGGGCATTCAGATCTGTCACTATGGCCAGCAACTACCTCCCCCCTCCAAActtcctctccctcactctcccagCCTCCTCAATCTGTCTGAAGCACTCCAATGTGCTTTGACCCCTGGCCTTTATCTTTGCTGTTCTCTGTCTTAAATGCTTCTTCCTTGAGTCTGTGCTGAATCATTCTTTCAGGTCTCAGTTGTCACTTCTTCTGAGATGCCTTCCAGACCCCACTATCTAAAGTACCCACTGCCTAGGTCATTCTTCCTCATACAGCCTATGATgtcctcatttgttttttcagtgtcttCCTTTTCCCTACTAGAATGTGAGCTTCAAAAGAGCATGGACTGCTCTATTTtgttaatgaacaaaatagtataTTCCCAACACTTCGAACACAGCCTGGCCCATAGTATGTACCTcctaaacatttgttgagtaaataaataaacacagacACATCCATATGCCCACATGTCCCAGGGCTCAGGCACATAGGTGAGCTTGTGTGCATAATCTCTGCTTCTTCAGTGGGCAAGGATGTGTGTGCTCCCACGTGGACACTTGCAAACACACATGGGCAGGTATTTGCACACCCAGAGTGCAGGCTGCTGAGAGCAGGTATCTGCACACTCATACTCCTGCTTATATTCATTGAGCATCTGGGTGTGTGATGCACATACTCATGTTCTCCTCTGCCCAGGTTAGCTGCCCAGGTTGGCTTCACCTACCTGCTTAAGCCAAAAGGAGTCCTGCTAGAGCGTGATGTGCAGCCCACCAAGTCTGGTTGCAGTGAGGCCACCCTGACCTCTCACCTTTTGGATCATGACGCTATAGATGCCTGTGTGCTGGAAGCCACGTGTATAGTAAAGCAGGTTCAGCCAGCCCAGTACCAGCGAGGACACAAGCAGAGGCAGGTACCACTCGATGGCCAGGAAACACAGCACCTGAGACAGCACTGTGAGCAGGGCCTGGACCAGGCTGGGTGGGGACAGAGTATGGGTCAGTTTGCAGGCCATTTGGCAAGGCCCCCTTAGCCTCCACTGGCGAGTGATGACCACCACTCTCTCTCCCACTGCAGACTGAAGGGAGAAGTTCCCCACCTCTCTGGGGCTAGGCCCAGTCAGGTCCTGACCTGCACCccaggcaagttatttaacttttgtgggcctcagttcccttccctgGGAAATGGGGGTAGCAGTAATCGCACCTGACTCATAGAGCAtttgtgaggattcagtgagacAAGACATGTAAAGGAGTGAGGCCCCACTGGTGCACAGGGAAGGCTCAGTAAACAATCTGTAAGGGTGGGAGCATAGAGACCCCAACTGGACAGCTGAACTACTCTCTGGTCCCAAACCCTGGAGCTCTCTGGCCCTCGGTGCTCCCCTCTAACGTCTGCTTGGTGCCCTCTGCTACAACCACCTCTCCCAGGCCTGAGGTAAAGGGTGAGTGAGGCCCCACATACAAGAGCATTTCAAAGTAGCTGTCCACGAAGGAGATCCAGATGAACAGCCGGCGCCTCCAGAAGTACCacagctgtggggagggagaaggatggcagggaaggaggggcgtGTGAAACTGGTTCTTCAGGCCACAGCCCCAAGCTGCTACCCCTCACCGCCTGGGTCAGGGCTCCCACTTGTTCCCTGTCTTCTGGCCGTTTGGGGGCCAGCTGCAACTTGTCACAGGAGCTCATAAATTTTGCTGATAGCCAAGAAAAATTAAGACCCTATTTCTGAAAAGTACCAACtcccacagacacagagacagtgCCAGGGGCCTCCTGACTCCCTCTGGATCCAGATGAAGAACTCACACACTGCATGTGGTTAAGGGGGGgagcttctttccctccctctccctggcccctcaGGGACTACCCTGTGCTCCAGCCAACCTGGATTTGGTGCCCAGGTTCTGCCCCCTCTGAGAGAGTCTCCATGCTGCGCCCCAGCCCTGGGACCTGGGGCAGGGCTTCCAGCTCAGTTCCCTGAGAGCAAAGCGGGCACTGCCAAGGAATCATCGGAGCCATGTGCCACCACATAGGCAACCAGGAAGCATAGTAAGGAGGGTACCCAACCCTGCAGGTAAGGCCTTCAGCTGCCCAGAGGCAGGTCATGGTGAGATCTGCTACTGGCTTTGCCACGAGTGAAGGTACTGTTGTTCGCCCTCTCTATGGCTCCTCCTAGCCAAGTTCTAGGTTTGCTCCTGGGCTGGCTGGGAGCCAtgtggagtgggggaaggggaggagccctCACCTGGCCCACGAGGAGGTAGACCCCCCCAAGCAGAATCAGGATGTGGCCCAGCAGCAGCATGGAGTTTCCAGCTGTCACTTTCATGGGGAGGACGGCCTGTAAAGAGACTCTCAGGTAGGACCTAGTGTCCCCTCCCAACATCTGACCTTCTGACAGCCAGAGCTGAGGGCTGTGCGGTGCAGCAGAGGGAACATGTACTCCCTGGCAGGACCCCTGGAGTCCAGCAGTAGTGAGCGTGGGAGCAGGAGCCAGACTGGCTGGGCCCAGGTCCCATCTCCACCACGTGCAGCCTCTGTGAGGCCAGACACGTGTctgagcctctctgggcctccctcaCTCAGCTGTGGGCTGGGATGACAGTTCATCATCTCAGAGGGTTGCTGTGGAGCTGAATTCAGTAAGACATGCCAATAAATCAGAATACCTCCTCACATGCAGTGCACActatgtatttttgttgttgtttgttcttttttatttttcctggcaCTCAGCGTTAACTGTTACTGTTGTGCCTGCAGTGCTGgctgccccccgccaccccgtcCTTGTCACCAGCTGGGTAGAAACCTCCGAGGAtatgccccccccccgcccccaccccaaccttGCCTTTTCCAGGGCAGGTTGGTGGTAGACAACAGCAGTGAAGATGAGCATGTAGGTCAGGTAACACAGGAAGTTGAAGAAGAACCTGGAGAGAAGCAGGTCCCATTTCGCCTGCAGCAGCTTGTTCAGCGGCTCCAAAACCACCATTCGGTGTCGGTGCTGGGGTGCGAATGTGAGAGTCAGGGTACATTCAGCAGGTACACACAGGGGACCCACTCATGTGTTGGGCTCAGTGCAAGGGCTGAGggaatggaggagagagaagggagagcccTGAGTGacacctccccacctgcctccccccaccttcaTGGCTAGGCAGCGAGGCCCTCAGTAGTAGCCACCAGGACCCTGGTATGATCTCTGAGTCGGTTGAGACTGCAGTGTGGAATGAGTGTGGTCCCAACGGCCAGGGGCAGGATGTGCAGTCACAACCCCACTGGACAAGAATAGGGCAGGTGAGGTCCCACAGACAGCCTGAGTTGTGGCCCCTGCAGGCTCACCGGGCTCCTGCAATGAAAGGCGATGATCTCCAGCACTGAGTTCTCCTCCCAGCTGTCCACGGAGGCCAGGTCATACAGCGACACGCGGACAGGCCCATAGCACCACTCAGTGAACTTTCGGGAAAGGGGC is a window of Phyllostomus discolor isolate MPI-MPIP mPhyDis1 chromosome 8, mPhyDis1.pri.v3, whole genome shotgun sequence DNA encoding:
- the TRPV2 gene encoding transient receptor potential cation channel subfamily V member 2 isoform X3, with amino-acid sequence MTAPSSPPAFRLETYDGDQEDGADVDKRQPGSGYAPPPMESPFQGEDRNFPPQIKVNLNYRRGAGTSQLDPNCFDRDRLFSVVARGVPEDLVGLPEYLRRTTKYLTDTKYTEGSTGKTCLMKAVLNLRDGTNACILPLLQIDRDSGNPTPLVNAQCKDEYYRGHSALHIAIEKRSLQCVKLLVENGANVHARACGQFFQKKSQGACFYFGELPLSLAACTKQWDVVTYLLENQHQPASLQAADSLGNTVLHALVMIADNSAENSALVIHMYDRLLQAGVRLCPTVQLEDIPNLQGLTPLKLAAKEGKIEIFRHILQREFSGPCQPLSRKFTEWCYGPVRVSLYDLASVDSWEENSVLEIIAFHCRSPHRHRMVVLEPLNKLLQAKWDLLLSRFFFNFLCYLTYMLIFTAVVYHQPALEKAVLPMKVTAGNSMLLLGHILILLGGVYLLVGQLWYFWRRRLFIWISFVDSYFEMLFLVQALLTVLSQVLCFLAIEWYLPLLVSSLVLGWLNLLYYTRGFQHTGIYSVMIQKVILRDLLRFLLVYLVFLFGFAVALVSLSQEAQGPGVPTSSNATEAVRPGAGEEDKEGNSASYSGILDASLELFKFTIGMGELAFQEQLRFRGVVLLLLLAYVLLTYILLLNMLIALMSETVNSVATDSWSIWKLQKAISVLEMENGYWWCRRKKQRAGVKLTVGTRPDGSPDERWCFRVEEVNWAAWEQTLPTVFEEPTGPNLGFNLLHLVPIQVSGLG
- the TRPV2 gene encoding transient receptor potential cation channel subfamily V member 2 isoform X2 is translated as MLENICDVGAMEMLWTSAGDSSPNPASGALSIWGLLGLLWEGRGPYEDSCGTPGTSGQLDPNCFDRDRLFSVVARGVPEDLVGLPEYLRRTTKYLTDTKYTEGSTGKTCLMKAVLNLRDGTNACILPLLQIDRDSGNPTPLVNAQCKDEYYRGHSALHIAIEKRSLQCVKLLVENGANVHARACGQFFQKKSQGACFYFGELPLSLAACTKQWDVVTYLLENQHQPASLQAADSLGNTVLHALVMIADNSAENSALVIHMYDRLLQAGVRLCPTVQLEDIPNLQGLTPLKLAAKEGKIEIFRHILQREFSGPCQPLSRKFTEWCYGPVRVSLYDLASVDSWEENSVLEIIAFHCRSPHRHRMVVLEPLNKLLQAKWDLLLSRFFFNFLCYLTYMLIFTAVVYHQPALEKAVLPMKVTAGNSMLLLGHILILLGGVYLLVGQLWYFWRRRLFIWISFVDSYFEMLFLVQALLTVLSQVLCFLAIEWYLPLLVSSLVLGWLNLLYYTRGFQHTGIYSVMIQKVILRDLLRFLLVYLVFLFGFAVALVSLSQEAQGPGVPTSSNATEAVRPGAGEEDKEGNSASYSGILDASLELFKFTIGMGELAFQEQLRFRGVVLLLLLAYVLLTYILLLNMLIALMSETVNSVATDSWSIWKLQKAISVLEMENGYWWCRRKKQRAGVKLTVGTRPDGSPDERWCFRVEEVNWAAWEQTLPTVFEEPTGPNLGTMKNPTLASQPEEDSTLEEDHLPLHVLQSS
- the TRPV2 gene encoding transient receptor potential cation channel subfamily V member 2 isoform X1 produces the protein MTAPSSPPAFRLETYDGDQEDGADVDKRQPGSGYAPPPMESPFQGEDRNFPPQIKVNLNYRRGAGTSQLDPNCFDRDRLFSVVARGVPEDLVGLPEYLRRTTKYLTDTKYTEGSTGKTCLMKAVLNLRDGTNACILPLLQIDRDSGNPTPLVNAQCKDEYYRGHSALHIAIEKRSLQCVKLLVENGANVHARACGQFFQKKSQGACFYFGELPLSLAACTKQWDVVTYLLENQHQPASLQAADSLGNTVLHALVMIADNSAENSALVIHMYDRLLQAGVRLCPTVQLEDIPNLQGLTPLKLAAKEGKIEIFRHILQREFSGPCQPLSRKFTEWCYGPVRVSLYDLASVDSWEENSVLEIIAFHCRSPHRHRMVVLEPLNKLLQAKWDLLLSRFFFNFLCYLTYMLIFTAVVYHQPALEKAVLPMKVTAGNSMLLLGHILILLGGVYLLVGQLWYFWRRRLFIWISFVDSYFEMLFLVQALLTVLSQVLCFLAIEWYLPLLVSSLVLGWLNLLYYTRGFQHTGIYSVMIQKVILRDLLRFLLVYLVFLFGFAVALVSLSQEAQGPGVPTSSNATEAVRPGAGEEDKEGNSASYSGILDASLELFKFTIGMGELAFQEQLRFRGVVLLLLLAYVLLTYILLLNMLIALMSETVNSVATDSWSIWKLQKAISVLEMENGYWWCRRKKQRAGVKLTVGTRPDGSPDERWCFRVEEVNWAAWEQTLPTVFEEPTGPNLGTMKNPTLASQPEEDSTLEEDHLPLHVLQSS